AGGAACGAAAGGGTggttaaaaataaggaaaaaaacccaaacaaacaaacaaaaatgaatgaaaaatgccCATATTATGTGATTTCAAGTAATTCTACTTCCAAGTTTTTTAAAGCATGAGTGAAGCCCCACAAGTATGAGATTGACttagagaaaaaaatctgtcaatcAATACATTAGTGATTTCTTTCTGTCTGCTCATCATTTCTGGCCTTTTGGAATCCACTTAGGACACATTTTTGAACTTTTAAGTATGCCCATGAGGGAGAAACATATTTGATTTTAGTTTCATTTTGGCTAAAATTACAAATGTCAGTTATCATAGGAGCGTCAATACAAAGATAAGGGGTAGCAGTATCAGACCCTCGCTGTCCCAGTGAGCCCGCCTGTGCAATGAGGACGAGATGAATCAGACTGGATGGTTTCAGGCCCTGGAGACATTTTGATTTTAGCAACCAAATGTCCACAGTTCCCACTCCCACGTGTGGATGAAGCCCCTGGTGTCTCCAATCCCAACAGCCTGGGGCTGTATTCATTGCATTGCTTTCCTCGGGAGCAGAAATATTGCGGTTACAGAGCTCTGCTGAGCTTCTCCTCGGCACAAAGGCACATATGTGATATATGTGCCAATATCTACACATCTCTCAGCATCGTGGGAGGAGGTGGCCTGAATGAACCTAGAAACACCGTTGAAATTGGTGCCCTGACTGGTTTAGCCACTGCCAGCAAAAGGCTGTTCAAACTTCTACACTGTTTGCAGGgatggaggagggaagagaagctTATTTTTCATGTTCCTAATTGGCAAAACTTTTAAAAGTGCAGAGCATGCtgcattttttaattataaattagCAAGGAACAATATCAAACCACTTTTAATCAGCTGATTCTGCCACCTCTCGAGCAGACTCAGACCACAGTAAATCTCACATAAGCTGGTTTAGCTCCCAGTGGCAATTACCACAGCCAAATGTGAGCATCCAAGCACTTCTCCATTTGGGATGTTCTCTGCTTTAATTACATGTATTTTGAGTCACTTGGGCGAATCCAGTGGAACTTCTCAGAGCAGAGACCAAGTGTCAACCTCAAACATCAATATCAAGTCTGTGCATGCCACGTGTGGGCAAGTCTGTCTATGATTATGGAATAAACATTTCTAAAAGTACTGTGGCCATATGCAGTTTCCTCTGTCCTTCATAGGCTTCCTAGCAGGTGATTTTATAGACACAAGAGTTTGAGGCCAGAGAAGCTGCAGTCTGATACTGGCAATGAGATGCTCTTCCAATAAGTTTGTGATTTCAAAAAAAGACTCATTCCTACAATATACACAGCAATCCCATCAGcaacaagcatgtcagtacaGGAGAGATTGGGGTGATCCCCACACCTCAGTGGTGTGTAGGCTGTAAAGAAGGGGTTGGCAGCAGCAGGGGAGCCAACAGGCTGTGAATTTCAGCACACGCATTCTGAACTTGTACTTTTGGATGCCGAGACAAGGGGATCGACCATCCTTCTTACAGATCCTCTGGGTTATGTGCACTCTTCACAGGACTATGAGAAGTGGGGCCCGGGGGGCACTAAAGAGAGTGCTGGATGTGTGGGAGAGGAGACGAGGGAGTTAGTGAGTGGGACCATCCAGCACAGGATGCTTGCAGCACTCGTGTTTGGCTGGAACCTGAAGGCACCAATGTGCAACCGCTGTCTTGTGAGCAAAGTTCGGGGATGTTGTCAGCACCAATCACGTACCATAAGGTTTCTCCAAAAGCACTCTGGCTCCTGGGACAGCCAGCCAGTTGTCTTCATTTTTCAGCCAATGTGGTACATAAAACCTACAGATTTATGGCTACGTCAGAGGAAATAGGAGATCTCCACATCATGTTTAACTATTGTTGAATGCCTACAGAGACTCTAAGGACTGGAAGCGGGACCCACCTCATGATTGCCCAGACTGTCTTGCAGCAGAGGTTTTGCTCTTTTTATCCCTGTACTTTCTTTGTATGTGTATTGTGAAGGTGATATTAAATACTTTCTCCATAACCCGTCGTTTGTGTAAATCATGTGAAACCACAGTCTGGACTCAACAGTATATGAGATCTGTTGTGTCATGGTGTGAGGTGTGATGCATTGCACAGGGACTCATACCTGTCTGTGTGCAATTTATAGCTCTGCCATAAGCCCATGGCGACACAACCCACACAGGGCTGGTGCCTCTCTTCAGACAGCACCCTGATGTGTATGTCCATGCCCAAGTCCAGCTGCTGGTCTCACCAGGAGGCCACTCCAAAGCTGTGTGCTCTACACAGCCCCTTTTCACCCCCCGGGACAACGCTCTGACATTTCTGactgtttcctttcctttcccacagCTGACAAAGAGGCTGATGAATACTACATGAGGAGGAGACATCTGCCTGACCTGGCAGCCCGGGGCACGCTCCCTATCAACGTCATCAAAATGTCTCAACAAACCAACCACAGGGACAGGCCCCGCCGTCCCATCAGGGCCATGTCCCAGGACAGGGTGCTGTCTCCTGAGAGGATCATGCCCGAGGAGTTTAGCATGTCCTATGAACGGATCCTCTCAGACGAGCAGCTGCTGTCCGCCGAGCGCCTCCACTCCCAAGACCCCCTGCTCTCCCCGGAGCGGTCGGGGTACCCCGACCAGTCTATGTCACGGGCATTGTCACACACAGACGTCTTTGTATCAACACCCGTCTTGGATCGCTACAGGATGACAAAAATGCACTCCCATCCTAGTGCCTCAAATAACTTGTACAATACCTTAGGTATGAACCCGACCTCT
The window above is part of the Patagioenas fasciata isolate bPatFas1 chromosome 18, bPatFas1.hap1, whole genome shotgun sequence genome. Proteins encoded here:
- the LOC139829325 gene encoding protein shisa-6-like: MAYVKDHDLSKIFSSFWEYDQEQNYNHLILNSATQTPTHDKPRMNNILTSATEPYDLSFSRSFQNLSHLPPSYESAVKTNSTDKEADEYYMRRRHLPDLAARGTLPINVIKMSQQTNHRDRPRRPIRAMSQDRVLSPERIMPEEFSMSYERILSDEQLLSAERLHSQDPLLSPERSGYPDQSMSRALSHTDVFVSTPVLDRYRMTKMHSHPSASNNLYNTLGMNPTSAKRQAFASRRHNTVEQLHYIPGHHHHYRTASKTEVTV